A genomic segment from Hyalangium gracile encodes:
- the soxR gene encoding redox-sensitive transcriptional activator SoxR, with the protein MFEPLTIGEFARRTGVATSALRFYEERGLIRSERTASGHRRFSRPMIRRVAFIVFAQRVGLSLEEIGQELSKLPADEVPNRADWARLSQTWKARIDERIAELERLKSGLTECIGCGCLSLDRCRLANPGDRAAAYGPGPLFWNSGRRETR; encoded by the coding sequence ATGTTCGAGCCGCTCACGATTGGGGAGTTCGCTCGCCGCACCGGCGTCGCGACGTCCGCGCTTCGCTTCTACGAGGAGCGAGGCCTCATCCGCTCGGAGCGCACCGCGTCGGGCCACCGCCGCTTCTCGCGCCCGATGATCCGGCGCGTGGCGTTCATCGTCTTCGCCCAGCGCGTGGGGCTCAGCCTCGAGGAGATCGGCCAGGAGCTCTCCAAGCTGCCCGCCGACGAGGTGCCGAACCGGGCGGACTGGGCCAGACTCTCCCAGACGTGGAAGGCCCGGATCGACGAGCGGATCGCCGAGCTCGAGCGGCTCAAGAGCGGCCTGACGGAGTGCATCGGCTGCGGCTGTCTGTCGCTCGACCGCTGTCGGCTGGCCAACCCCGGAGACCGCGCCGCCGCCTACGGCCCCGGGCCCCTCTTCTGGAACAGCGGAAGAAGAGAGACGCGGTGA
- a CDS encoding TVP38/TMEM64 family protein: protein MKSRRVVLWLLGIAAIVTAVILLPVNAWLLALIERIRDMGLVGAAVFVVAYVAATVLVLPGSILTLGAGFAYGPVYGTLLVMLSSNLGATAAFLLGRTVLRERVARRISGDARFSAVDAAVGAQGLRVVLLLRLSPLFPFNLLNYALGLTRVRPRDYVLASMVGMFPGTLLYVYLGSLVTSVTQLTSGQRPDSGPWGRVLFLGGLVATVAVTVLITRIARRALDSALRQAAPTSTPPSSSDKATP, encoded by the coding sequence ATGAAGAGCCGACGTGTCGTGCTGTGGCTGTTGGGAATCGCGGCGATCGTGACCGCCGTCATCCTGCTGCCCGTCAATGCCTGGCTGCTGGCGCTCATCGAGCGCATCCGAGACATGGGCCTGGTGGGAGCGGCCGTCTTCGTCGTGGCGTACGTGGCGGCGACGGTGCTGGTGCTGCCCGGCTCCATCCTCACGCTGGGGGCGGGCTTCGCCTACGGGCCGGTGTACGGCACGCTGCTGGTGATGCTGTCGAGCAACCTGGGTGCCACGGCGGCCTTCCTGCTGGGGCGCACGGTGCTGCGCGAGCGAGTGGCGCGGCGCATCTCCGGGGACGCGCGCTTCAGCGCGGTGGACGCGGCCGTGGGAGCGCAGGGCCTGCGCGTGGTGCTGCTCCTGCGCCTGTCGCCGCTGTTCCCCTTCAACCTGTTGAACTACGCGCTCGGGCTCACGCGGGTGCGCCCGCGGGACTATGTGCTCGCCTCGATGGTGGGCATGTTCCCCGGCACGCTCCTCTATGTGTACCTGGGCTCGCTGGTGACGAGCGTCACCCAGCTCACCAGCGGCCAGCGCCCGGACAGCGGGCCGTGGGGCCGCGTCCTCTTCCTGGGCGGGCTGGTGGCCACCGTCGCCGTCACCGTCCTCATCACCCGGATTGCCCGGCGCGCCCTGGACTCGGCGCTGCGCCAGGCGGCACCGACTTCGACTCCCCCCTCCTCTTCCGACAAGGCCACGCCGTGA
- the priA gene encoding replication restart helicase PriA, with amino-acid sequence MVVSDHSATVDPVSSSASLASVAVGRPVRGEFTYVVPETLSGRLSPGQRVLVPFGRGTALGFFLGPASSPAEEGIKLKPIQRVLEESPSLPADLIALLRFAAEHYRYPLGEVIRGALPPGLSKAEDEKEARPDVQQFAVALVTETPAELRRAPAQSAALAYLLAVGGRAPVEEVAHSIPGGRETLKKLASRGMVRIEEQVLKPGVREGLGQGRPDVLTPEQDVAVKALQYSLDMGGFQTVLLHGVTGSGKTEVYLRAVEHTLAQGKGSLILVPEIALTPQLVGRFRSRFGGDVAVLHSGLKDRERLFHWQALRKGTVRIAVGVRSAIWAPVENLGLVVVDEEHDPSFKQEDKLRYNARDMAVMRGKQAGALVVLGSATPSLESLENVHRGRYRLLEMKHRVDDRPMPRIELVDLRIERPRDGGPVTEEAPILSQPLVDAMRETLDKGQQTILFLNRRGHSTFLLCEVCGLTLKCNDCDVCLTLHRAASRVMCHYCGLATPVPERCRECTGPMLRLGIGTERVEAEVAERFPQARVARLDRDAATSGERVTELLAAFARREIDILVGTQMVAKGHDFPGVTLVCVVMADTSLAIPDFRAAERTFHLLTQVAGRAGRGKDPGRVLVQTYNPDSEPVKKVLAHDFEGFAQQELDWRKALAYPPFTRMAAIRLEGEHPEQTASVARMLGDFLSRRMPPPSAGVRLLGPALAPISRLRGRTRWQILLKGPSHAALAPLLARLEAKLEDIPSGVKVTIDVDPGAML; translated from the coding sequence ATGGTCGTGTCGGATCACTCCGCTACTGTGGACCCCGTGAGCTCGTCTGCCTCCCTTGCTTCCGTCGCTGTGGGCCGTCCTGTCCGGGGCGAGTTCACCTATGTCGTCCCGGAGACTCTCTCGGGCCGCCTGTCCCCGGGCCAGCGGGTGCTCGTGCCCTTCGGGCGAGGCACCGCGCTGGGGTTCTTCCTGGGGCCTGCCTCCTCGCCCGCCGAGGAGGGCATCAAGCTCAAGCCCATCCAGCGCGTGCTCGAGGAGTCTCCCTCCCTCCCGGCGGATCTCATCGCCCTGCTGCGCTTCGCCGCCGAGCACTACCGCTACCCGCTCGGTGAGGTGATTCGCGGCGCCCTTCCGCCCGGACTCTCCAAGGCCGAGGACGAGAAGGAGGCCCGGCCGGATGTGCAGCAGTTCGCCGTGGCGCTCGTCACGGAGACGCCAGCCGAGCTGCGCCGCGCGCCCGCCCAGTCCGCCGCCCTGGCCTACCTGCTGGCCGTGGGGGGCCGCGCGCCCGTGGAAGAGGTGGCCCACTCCATCCCGGGTGGCCGCGAGACGCTGAAGAAGCTCGCCTCGCGCGGCATGGTGCGCATCGAGGAGCAGGTGCTCAAGCCGGGCGTGCGCGAGGGCCTGGGCCAGGGCCGCCCGGACGTGCTCACTCCCGAGCAGGACGTCGCCGTGAAGGCCCTGCAGTACTCGCTCGACATGGGCGGCTTCCAGACGGTGCTCCTGCACGGCGTCACCGGCAGCGGCAAGACGGAGGTGTACCTGCGCGCGGTGGAGCACACGCTCGCCCAGGGCAAGGGCAGCCTCATCCTCGTGCCGGAGATCGCGCTCACGCCGCAGCTGGTGGGCCGCTTCCGCAGCCGCTTCGGCGGGGACGTGGCGGTGCTGCACTCGGGCCTGAAGGATCGCGAGCGGCTCTTCCACTGGCAGGCGCTGCGCAAGGGCACGGTGCGCATCGCCGTGGGCGTGCGCTCGGCCATCTGGGCCCCCGTGGAGAACCTGGGCCTCGTCGTGGTGGACGAGGAGCATGATCCCTCCTTCAAGCAGGAGGACAAGCTCCGCTACAACGCGCGCGACATGGCCGTCATGCGCGGCAAGCAGGCCGGAGCGCTGGTGGTGCTCGGCTCGGCCACGCCCTCGCTGGAGTCCCTGGAGAACGTGCACCGCGGCCGCTACCGGCTGCTGGAGATGAAGCACCGCGTCGATGACCGGCCCATGCCGCGCATCGAGCTGGTGGACCTGCGGATTGAACGCCCGCGCGACGGCGGCCCCGTCACGGAGGAGGCGCCCATCCTCTCCCAGCCGCTGGTGGACGCCATGCGGGAGACGCTGGACAAGGGCCAGCAGACCATCCTCTTCCTCAACCGCCGCGGTCACAGCACCTTCCTGCTGTGCGAGGTGTGCGGGCTGACGCTCAAGTGCAACGACTGCGACGTGTGCCTGACGCTGCACCGGGCCGCCTCGCGCGTCATGTGCCACTACTGCGGCCTGGCCACCCCCGTGCCCGAGCGCTGCCGCGAGTGCACCGGCCCCATGCTCCGGCTGGGCATCGGCACCGAGCGCGTGGAGGCCGAGGTGGCCGAGCGCTTCCCGCAGGCCCGCGTCGCCCGGCTGGACCGGGACGCGGCCACCAGCGGCGAGCGCGTCACCGAGCTGCTGGCCGCCTTCGCCCGCCGGGAGATCGACATCCTGGTGGGCACGCAGATGGTGGCCAAGGGCCATGACTTCCCGGGCGTCACCCTGGTGTGCGTGGTCATGGCGGACACCTCCCTGGCCATCCCGGACTTCCGCGCCGCCGAGCGCACCTTCCACCTGCTCACCCAGGTGGCCGGGCGGGCCGGACGGGGCAAGGATCCGGGCCGCGTCCTGGTGCAGACCTACAACCCGGACTCCGAGCCGGTGAAGAAGGTGCTCGCCCATGACTTCGAGGGCTTCGCCCAGCAGGAACTGGACTGGCGCAAGGCCCTGGCCTATCCCCCCTTCACCCGGATGGCGGCCATCCGGCTCGAGGGCGAGCACCCGGAGCAGACCGCCAGCGTGGCCCGGATGCTCGGGGACTTCCTCTCCCGACGCATGCCACCCCCCTCCGCCGGGGTGCGCCTGCTGGGGCCGGCGCTGGCGCCCATCTCCCGCCTCCGAGGGCGGACGCGCTGGCAGATCCTCCTGAAGGGGCCCTCCCATGCGGCCCTCGCCCCTTTGCTTGCCCGCCTGGAAGCGAAGCTGGAGGACATTCCGTCGGGGGTGAAGGTCACGATCGACGTGGATCCGGGTGCGATGCTGTAG